In a single window of the Elaeis guineensis isolate ETL-2024a chromosome 6, EG11, whole genome shotgun sequence genome:
- the LOC105047082 gene encoding uncharacterized protein: protein METEAFPIRFYRGIRLYWRRRKYQRVDGTGTGKKAVKVTRFGSGRGGNRRFWRIRPIFRIRIKIPSPVRLLVRLRDAYVDAMLGLAGKGSALALPNGPEALWDKRIPKSRPVRLQAGSYFEQRLILEIYKSLVASGELTAISS, encoded by the coding sequence atggaaacGGAAGCATTTCCCATTAGGTTTTACAGGGGCATAAGGCTGTACTGGCGCAGGAGGAAGTACCAGAGGGTGGATGGCACGGGCACCGGGAAGAAGGCTGTGAAGGTGACGAGATTTGGGTCCGGTCGAGGAGGGAACCGCCGGTTCTGGCGGATCCGGCCCATCTTCAGGATCCGGATTAAGATCCCGTCGCCGGTCCGGCTGCTGGTCCGGCTCAGGGACGCGTATGTGGACGCCATGCTGGGTTTGGCCGGGAAGGGGTCGGCCTTGGCGCTGCCCAATGGACCGGAGGCGCTCTGGGACAAGCGGATCCCCAAGAGCCGGCCGGTCCGACTCCAGGCGGGCAGCTACTTCGAGCAGAGGCTTATACTTGAGATCTACAAGTCCTTGGTGGCTTCTGGGGAGCTGACTGCCATTTCaagttag
- the LOC140858737 gene encoding magnesium transporter MRS2-3-like, protein MTSPGEMSEESPRNQPTATTLQHSIGRRKGTPNRPWLVVSDSGQVCFEVGKHSIMRRTSILAQDLRLLDLPLSYPSMILGRGRAIMLNLERIKAIITATEMFILNSKDPMVAPSVHNLQSRPSNSSGAPPQILSYFS, encoded by the coding sequence ATGACATCCCCAGGGGAGATGTCGGAGGAAAGCCCCCGCAACCAACCAACGGCCACCACACTACAGCATTCAATCGGCAGGCGGAAGGGCACACCGAACCGACCGTGGCTGGTGGTATCAGACTCTGGGCAGGTGTGCTTCGAGGTGGGGAAGCACTCGATCATGCGACGGACGAGCATTCTGGCCCAAGATCTGAGGCTCTTGGATCTCCCGCTATCCTATCCTTCGATGATTTTGGGGAGGGGGAGGGCTATCATGCTCAATCTGGAGCGCATCAAGGCCATCATCACAGCTACCGAGATGTTCATCCTGAACTCCAAGGATCCTATGGTCGCCCCTTCTGTCCACAATCTCCAGTCCCGGCCCTCAAATTCTTCTGGCGCTCCTCCtcaaattttaagttatttctctTGA